A genomic region of Papaver somniferum cultivar HN1 chromosome 7, ASM357369v1, whole genome shotgun sequence contains the following coding sequences:
- the LOC113298679 gene encoding uncharacterized protein ycf45-like, giving the protein MSSLNSRFLLLDLQNSWNSINRIPISAILTSSFHRAGDVHKRITSLPIRSSASIRRPSDRFSIINNEFSSNSSSNQLVSSSNANASELELFLELVPSRMRKGLFEHKEIEKLIEVVMDLGRKPIARFPTGDWVISKDPVKLEDLQHAISKVGDFSDDNRSGIDRSLHRISAIRNRKMQIIGLTCRVGRAVSGSAGMIRDLIQEGRSLLVIGPPGVGKTTLIREIARTLADEHMKRVVIIDTSNEIGGDGDVPHSGIGRARRMQVPNVNMQHNVMIEAVENHMPETIIIDEIGTELEALAASTIAQRGVQLVGTAHGMTIDNIVKNPSLQMLVGGIESVTLGDEEAKKRKVQKTILERKGPPTFTCALEMATKTEYRVHYRLDATVDAILAGKSPLFEVRRMDTKTTDPVVTPVTHTKHDSVEPEISTTESNNTETPLYEVRHMDTKTRGPVISTTEDVTEYPVRSSKNADRFMSKRLPVSVYTYKILEADLLQVAKVMGLEDVIDVSDDIGVADAILASSSELKQNPWIRGVAKFHQLPVFVIKSNTMAQMVKAVRMILGMESFGSTLDRPLNHSTIDIEIEEDAPIRKPSLEEIDALEEVRLAIEYIVIPGGEAVELLPRRSDIIARQMELVESYQLAAEKSGSESNPRLQILPLRLSKKKSAVKYSKPSNSSSSTKKEDTLGYDSLSGSSRGSSVARLPLLPE; this is encoded by the exons ATGAGCTCTTTGAATTCCAGATTTCTTCTACTGGATTTACAGAATTCATGGAATTCCATTAACAGGATTCCAATTTCTGCAATTCTGACTTCGTCATTTCATCGAGCAGGTGATGTGCATAAAAGAATCACTTCATTACCAATTCGGTCTTCAGCTTCAATTCGTAGACCCAGTGATAGATTTTCGATTATTAATAATGAGttttcatcaaattcttcttcTAATCAATTGGTCTCGTCATCAAATGCAAATGCTTCAGAACTTGAGTTGTTTCTTGAATTGGTTCCTAGTAGGATGAGAAAAGGTTTGTTTGAGCATAAGGAGATTGAGAAATTGATTGAAGTTGTAATGGATTTAGGGAGGAAACCAATTGCTAGGTTTCCAACTGGAGATTGGGTTATCTCTAAAGATCCAGTTAAGCTGGAGGATCTACAACATGCAATTTCTAAG GttggtgatttttcggatgacaACCGTTCTGGTATTGATCGTTCTTTACACCGAATTAGTGCTATCCGAAACCGTAAAATGCAAATAATTGGCCTTACTTGTCGAGTCGGAAGAGCTGTATCTGGAAGTGCAGGGATGATACGTGATTTGATTCAAGAAGGAAGATCGCTCTTGGTTATTGGCCCCCCTGGTGTTGGCAAAACAACCTTGATCAG GGAGATTGCGAGAACATTAGCTGATGAACACATGAAGCGGGTCGTCATTATAGATACATCGAATGAAATTGGAGGTGATGGAGATGTTCCTCATTCAGGCATAGGTCGTGCAAGGAGAATGCAAGTTCCAAATGTTAATATGCAACATAAC GTTATGATTGAGGCGGTTGAAAATCACATGCCAGAAACCATTATCATTGATGAGATAGGTACAGAACTTGAAGCATTGGCTGCCAGTACAATTGCTCAAAGAGGGGTGCAGCTGGTTGGGACAGCACATGGAATGACAATTGATAATATAGTAAAGAATCCTTCACTCCAGATGCTTGTTGGGGGTATAGAG AGTGTCACTCTGGGTGATGAAGAAGCGAAGAAAAGAAAAGTGCAGAAAACTATTCTTGAAAGGAAAGGACCCCCAACCTTTACCTGTGCCCTTGAGATGGCAACGAAGACTGAATATCGTGTTCACTATCGATTAGATGCTACAGTAGATGCTATTTTAGCAG GAAAATCTCCGCTGTTTGAAGTCCGTCGCATGGATACAAAAACTACGGATCCTGTGGTCACCCCTGTGACCCATACGAAGCATGATTCAGTAGAGCCAGAGATTAGTACAACTGAAAGTAATAATACTGAAACACCATTATATGAAGTCCGTCACATGGATACTAAAACCAGAGGTCCTGTGATCTCAACTACTGAAGATGTTACAGAGTATCCTGTCCGAAGTTCCAAAAATGCTGATAGGTTCATGAGCAAGAGGTTGCCAGTATCTGTGTACACGTACAAG ATATTGGAGGCTGATCTGCTACAAGTAGCCAAAGTGATGGGGCTTGAAGATGTCATAGACGTTTCTGATGATATTGGTGTGGCAGATGCAATCCTAGCATCAAGTTCTGAACTGAAGCAAAATCCCTGGATCCGAGGTGTAGCTAAATTTCATCAGTTGCCTGTATTTGTTATCAAG TCAAATACCATGGCCCAGATGGTCAAGGCAGTTCGCATGATTCTTGGAATGGAGTCATTTGGTTCTACATTGGATCGTCCACTCAACCATTCCACAATAGACattgaaattgaagaagatgCACCGATAAGGAAGCCTTCGTTGGAGGAGATTGATGCCTTGGAG GAGGTACGACTTGCAATTGAATACATTGTGATTCCTGGTGGAGAGGCAGTTGAGCTACTTCCAAGACGTTCAGATATAATTGCTAGACAGATGGAACTAGTAGAAAGCTATCAACTAGCTGCAGAAAAATCGGGCAGCGAATCAAACCCACGGTTACAGATTCTTCCACTAAGGTTAAGCAAGAAGAAATCTGCTGTTAAATACTCTAAACCTAGTAATAGCAGTTCAAGTACAAAAAAAGAAGACACATTAGGTTATGATTCACTCAGTGGTAGCAGTCGAGGTTCAAGTGTTGCTCGGCTACCCCTTCTACCCGAGTAA
- the LOC113295343 gene encoding protein NUCLEAR FUSION DEFECTIVE 4-like, giving the protein MAAAGATYMFGLYSNDIKRNLGYDQTTLNLLSFFKDLGANVGVLSGLINEVTPPWVVLSIGAGMNFAGYFMIWLAVTGRIAKPEVWQMCLYICMGANSQAFANTGSLVTCVKNFPESRGVVLGLLKGYMGLSGAIISQLYHALYGEDSTGLILLIAALPAVISMLSVHTIRIMKVIRQANELKVFYNFLYISLGLAGFLMVIIIIQKTVPGFNRAEYGVSSAVVVLFLFAPLVVVIKQEIQLRKSKNQQEISNTYEDHQITKVTIELPPSSQPEPEPSLPVPSQVKEKSCFSTMFEPPNRGEDYTILQALFSIDMLILFLASICGVGGTLTAIDNLGQIGSSLGYSPTGISTFVSLVSIWNYFGRVFSGFVSEILLRKYGFPRPLMLSIIMLFSCVGHLLIAFAFPGSVYIASVIIGFCFGAQWPLMFAIISEIFGLKYYSTLSNFGSVASPIGAYLLNVSVTGHLYDEEAKRQMKASGLQTPSDGGKDLPCHGVQCFRLSFIMITAATIFGTLISLILVWRTRAFYKSDIYKKFREASELVETQNITVSRDGQQPTLRDDEKFTNN; this is encoded by the coding sequence ATGGCCGCAGCAGGAGCAACTTATATGTTTGGTTTATACTCAAATGATATCAAGAGAAACCTTGGTTATGATCAGACGACACTAAATTTATTAAGTTTTTTTAAGGATTTAGGTGCAAATGTTGGAGTACTATCTGGTTTAATCAACGAAGTAACACCTCCATGGGTAGTTTTATCTATTGGCGCTGGTATGAACTTTGCTGGTTATTTCATGATATGGCTAGCGGTAACTGGCCGAATAGCGAAACCAGAAGTTTGGCAAATGTGTCTTTACATTTGTATGGGTGCTAATTCACAAGCATTTGCTAATACTGGTTCACTAGTGACTTGTGTTAAAAATTTCCCTGAGAGTAGAGGAGTTGTTTTAGGCTTGTTAAAAGGTTATATGGGTCTAAGTGGTGCTATTATAAGTCAACTTTATCATGCACTTTATGGTGAAGATTCAACGGGTTTGATTCTACTTATTGCTGCTCTTCCTGCCGTTATTTCCATGTTGTCCGTTCATACTATTCGGATTATGAAAGTTATTCGACAAGCTAATGAGTTGAAAGTGTTTTATAATTTCCTTTACATATCATTGGGACTTGCTGGATTTTTAATGGTTATTATCATCATTCAGAAAACAGTTCCTGGTTTTAATAGGGCCGAGTATGGTGTTAGTTCAGCTGTCGTTGTACTCTTTCTATTTGCGCCACTTGTTGTTGTCATTAAACAGGAAATTCAGCTAAGAAAGagtaaaaatcagcaagaaatatCAAACACTTATGAAGATCATCAAATTACAAAAGTAACTATTGAACTTCCACCGAGTTCTCAACCAGAACCAGAGCCAAGTTTACCCGTTCCATCACAAGTCAAGGAAAAGTCGTGTTTCTCGACGATGTTTGAGCCACCCAACAGAGGTGAAGACTACACTATCCTACAAGCACTCTTTAGTATCGATATGTTGATACTGTTTCTGGCTTCCATATGTGGTGTTGGTGGGACGTTAACAGCAATTGATAACTTGGGCCAGATAGGTTCTTCATTGGGTTATTCTCCTACTGGTATCAGCACTTTCGTGTCACTGGTGAGTATATGGAATTATTTCGGCAGAGTTTTTTCTGGATTCGTTTCTGAGATTCTCTTAAGAAAATATGGATTCCCTCGACCTTTGATGCTCTCAATCATAATGTTGTTTTCTTGCGTGGGTCATCTGTTGATTGCTTTCGCTTTCCCGGGTTCTGTTTACATCGCCTCCGTGATTATTGGATTCTGCTTTGGAGCTCAATGGCCACTAATGTTTGCTATCATCTCTGAAATTTTTGGTCTCAAATATTATTCTACTCTATCCAATTTTGGGTCTGTTGCTAGTCCTATTGGAGCCTATTTACTAAACGTTAGTGTGACGGGGCATCTTTATGACGAAGAAGCTAAAAGACAAATGAAAGCTTCAGGGCTCCAAACTCCATCCGATGGAGGAAAAGATTTGCCATGCCATGGTGTTCAATGTTTTAGACTATCATTCATTATGATTACGGCTGCAACGATTTTTGGAACTTTAATCTCATTGATTTTAGTTTGGAGGACAAGAGCATTCTATAAGAGTGATATTTACAAGAAGTTCCGAGAAGCTTCAGAGCTGGTCGAGACTCAAAATATAACTGTATCCAGAGATGGCCAACAACCAACGTTAAGAGATGACGAGAAATTTACAAACAACTAG
- the LOC113295344 gene encoding uncharacterized protein LOC113295344, whose product MNAPITFDAEDIEEDMEDHNNPLVLTLPVAGCNIKKILIDGGSSVNVLFYDTFKRMEINDEQLMSSYYTIYGFNGAPTKPFGDIVLQVDARPMKVDTRFSVVDAPSTYNAIIGRRWVHNLKGVAATYHQYLRFPTLEGVMEIKGDQVTAREFQALENQLNNELDEQWKSRRARNKEAAKEKEIDLISKKFLEGV is encoded by the coding sequence ATGAACGCGCCTATTACCTTCGATGCAGAAGACATCGAGGAGGATATGGAAGATCACAATAACCCCTTGGTCCTCACCCTACCAGTGGCAGGATGCAACATCAAGAAGATCCTCATTGATGGAGGGAGTTCAGTTAACGTTCTATTCTATGACACATTCAAGCGAATGGAGATTAACGACGAACAACTGATGTCTTCGTATtataccatctacggattcaatggggcACCTACCAAGCCGTTTGGAGACATTGTTTTGCAAGTAGACGCAAGACCAATGAAAGTTGATACTCGATTCAGTGTAGTGGACGCTCCTTCCACCTATAATGCCATCATTGGCCGAAGATGGGTGCACAATCTCAAAGGAGTGGCAGCGACCTATCATCAGTACCTTAGATTTCCGACACTcgaaggggtaatggaaataAAGGGAGATCAGGTCACCGCTCGGGAATTCCAGGCTCTAGAAAATCAACTCAATAATGAACTAGATGAGCAGTGGAAATCCCGAAGAGCCCGAAACAAAGAGGCTGCGAAGGAGAAGGAAATTGATCTTATCTCGAAGAAATTTCTGGAAGGAGTCTGA